A region of the Osmia lignaria lignaria isolate PbOS001 chromosome 5, iyOsmLign1, whole genome shotgun sequence genome:
TCTGAATAATGCTAAGATAATCATACCTCTTGAGAATGGTTCACTGCTCAAAGAATTTCTTTTAAGAGGTGCAGAATGAGCAGCAGCTTCTAATGCATTTTTTCTTGCATTCACTAATTTATCTTCACGATTAATCAAAAACTGACGAGCTTGCTCTACTAATACATCTACGTTATTATACTGTGACAGAAACTGGTCTATTTTATGTTTCAATGACGCAAGTACCTACATAAAaggatattttattataaaatttctaatacttTACAAGATACTTTTATAATCAGCATATTTGTATAATTACAAACCTGAAAAAGTGATCTAATACTAGGTTGAAACACCAAAGAATGATTCAAGAGAAACGACTGTAACAATGGCTGAGGATATATCGCTAGTCTACTGATAAGACCAGTTAAATGTAGATTAACGTATAAATTGTTACTTGTCATACATTCCAACTTTCGTAAAAGAACATCCAAAAATATACCGACGTTTGGTTGTCTATTAAATACATCCTGACGATAGTTCTCTTTAGTTTGTTTATTCGCTGTTAATTCTTCTGGCGTCACTGAACTTGATTCTATAATGCTATGAAGAAATATACCTTGTTCTTTATTTGATTCGGCTTCTATTTCTTCGTGTTCACTTATTCGATCTTCACTAGGTTCATTGTCTGGTGTAGACTCTGAAGAACCTTTAAATGCAAAGCTTTCATAGCCGCTACTTTCTCCTAATGATAAAAGAGAGTTCATAGCAGTATTTGAATCATCAATGCCACtatcaaattcttttttatctATTAATAATGTTTCCTTAGCCAATTCTGATATTCCAATATTTTCGCTTAACAATTCAGCAATATCTGCATCTAGTTTTGCTTGCTCTTCTAATGATAATTCTATTCCTGCTGTTTTTAGAGATTCTGGTTTTACATCTTTCTCTGTTACGTTTAAGTCTTTCTTATCCAACAGAGATTGAATATTAACTAGTGCATTAGTTGCTGAGGAATTTTCATTGATTTCATTGAAAGCAGCTGAATGTTTTAACGTTTCTAATGACAAGGCtttgctttcaattttcttttgagATTGATCTGACAATGTATTATCATCTATCAAAGTTGCCGCACTGCTGGTAGTACTATCTTTAGGTAACTCTCCATTGTATTGATACGACCAATTAGAACATGCGATTCGACAAGCTCTTATTTTTTGCCGAGCATCGCACAAATATGCATGGTAATTTCCGTACAAACTATCTGATAATCGAGCACCATAATTTATAGATGTAGGCAAAGATTTTAAGTATTCAGATGTGGTATTTAAATGCTTTTCGTTTGTTGCATTATTTGGTAATGAATTAAATTGGGAATTTACAAATGCAAAAGGCGTGCAACAACTTGGTGTCAGTGAAAGAAACTTTTCAGCTGCACGTCCAAACGGATCTATATCTCTTAACCTTCTACGTTGAGAAAGCATTACGTGGGAACATGGGCTCAATGCACCTAGACATAGTTCTAACATAATGTCTTCGCAATTTAAATTgaccaaagtttcaaagaggGCCAATGTCACTATACATAGCTAAAACAGATAAATTAACAGTCGGTAttgatatcatttttatatagaaACTAATAAACATTAAAAGTGTACTCGTGATCTAGAAGATATCCTCTGGATAAGACTGTCCAATATTCTGCATTCGTCATAATTATCTTCAAGTAAAAATCTAACAAGCGAACGCAAAAGGCCAGGTTCAGTTACCGAACGAAGAAATAAATCAAAGTAAGCGGTTGCTGCAACTAATTCATCCACAGTTGTCTGTAATGTTAGAAAACTGGTTACTTGAATAAAAGTaatgttttttatttctatatattaattgttaataaaatagtGGAACTTTTATTTAGGATTCTTCAAtagttaattacattttgtattaaatgtttaatttgtGGTAAAAGAAGGATATTAGTATTCAGAGGCAAGCATATTAATGTTATGAATTTAGTAAAAGATAAGCATACACTAcatctaatattaatattttacacatatattaatatatataatgttaAATATAGTTGTAGGCAATGATCAAGCTTGTTGCTCAAAGTATAGTGTTTGTACTAACCCCGTGTTCGTGTGCATCTAGCTGTTCTATGCTCAAACCAAGAGAATCCTGAGCATCATAAAAATGTCACCAGATAGCCACCAATAACCATGTCATAACATAAATGATATGAATCTTGTTATCTCTATTATTAGTAATTAGCAGTAGGTATCAATATGCAGCTTTACTGTTAGCATATCAACAATGTTATATGCATTTAATTAACATGTGTGtatcttaattaaatatatacctATATAGTGGTCTACAAtgtagaaataatttaaaagctagttttttaatttactatattaattatattataaatttgataCTTTGAATAaatagaggaaaaaaagaagtagAACAGAATGAGATAATTCAAAGTATCAATCAAACTGTTGAAATTAACCCTTAACGTTTAAGACTGCTTTTTTAAACTCTCTACATacacaataattattttactaatgctttaaataaataaatttcaaataccttCTTTCACCACATGTACAcgcagaataaaaatattattgtaaaatataaaatgtataattatttaatttaataaaatatatagagagaaaaatttataaacttGTAAAAtgttttcgaaaatattaatttattttgaagACTTTGCAATATGAGATATGTGTATTTGATACTCACCTGCAATAAGGCTGGTCCCATCACAGGCACCAAAAAACCATGATACAAAAATTCTAGTAACTGTTTTTGTACCAAAGGATGTGCAACTTGTGCAACTGCATTACAAAATTCTAATGAATTCATAAGATGCATCAATGCTGGTAAATCATTAACATCATCTGGAGTTAATCTATGCCAATCATCTGTCTCAATATCTAGTTTTCTGGGCAATAATGAATACAGTCCACTTAAACCCGTAGCCAATACctgaacaaataaaaattatattaagatTATTAGAAAACAATAATATAAACAGCTTAATATGTAATAATTGATCCTCATGTTGAAAAAATAACTTTAATGAAACACGATATATttgattttcataaaaatttaacTTTTTGTTACAAAAGCTACATACAGGGCATATATTAGAATGCTCAGCAATATATATCCCAAcctcatcatttttttttgaaAGAGACATACAAAGTAACATAGAATCACGTGCTTGTTGTCCTACTCCTCCTTCTCTATGTACATGTGGTATtagtaatgtaaaaataataaacctgaaaatattttaagttAGTAAATTTGATTGTATATTTGTTACAAATAgcatataaaatatgtatattctaCCAACTTGCTTTCCCCTACTGCTGTTGGATGAAAAAACAAGTCTAGTAATGCCATGTTTTGCATTAAAGCAACACATAATTGATTTAGTAACActactaattttttttctacttcTAATGGCATAATATCGTTTGCACAATTTTCAAGTAATCTTAACAATGGTCTCGCAACTGGTTCATGGGCAAGAAGAGTACCACTATGTGATACTAAAAGTTCATACAGTTTCAACTGTTCCAAACGCACAGCATTATTAAACCTATAACATTATAtgtttcataataaaatataattatcaatacaatatttatattaaatattaaaactcatttctattaaatttttatacctTCCAGTGTGTATGCTCCAATCATAAAGTTTAACAAGAAGATTTTCACTTAATAAATATTCCAGGCAAGGAGAATGTGTTGCAGTTGTAGATTGTCGAtagttattataaaaattagagTCTCGTAACTCTAATAGTAATAGAGTTACCATTTGATCTATATGATTAACCACTCCAAGAACATCATCCTGATTAGGTATCCCGTTAGGTGGCTACAGAATTATAACAATATGTGCGTGTAATTTATTAtactacatatttttataactttttcataAAAGACTCACAGATGTATGCAAAATAATTTCGTAAGCTTGTTGCCAATGTTTACAAAAGCTGTCATAACATGCTGATGGATCAGCGTCCTTTGGTGGAGAGTCTCTTGAACGCTGTTTACTAAAACTAGTTCTCAGTGGACTACTTCGTAACCagctcattttttttaaatttatatgttATCTATTTTCGCATTTATCAAACATCTGATTTTACACATTTTTCCTTCTTGGAGTATTTCACATTATCTTCATGTTAACAGTCATATAAGCAAATCATTCTTATGTTTTTCACGATAAAAGTTAACCAAATTTTCTTGTCAAAACCTGTCCTACTTACAATTATGATAATAGCCTACCTACAAGGCAAGGACAGTGATAACACAAATCGCATATTTATTAGGCGACTTGCGCATTACGAATACTTTAATGCGTGAAGCGAATATTTTGCAAGTATTATTTCGTAtactttgaaaattgattacttTTTTGTTAACATGTCAACCCATTATGAAATCGCCATTTTCATTGTACTGAGATTTAGATAAGCTGAAACACTAATTCTGTTGATTTTTTTTACGTATGCATCGAGCAAAGAACAGTTCTCTAGTGAAAATGGCATTGCAGTGTTGCGTGTCCTCCTTGAGGTTTAGGGAATTATAGGGATTTCTGAGACGTGAGTAAGGTGCCCGTGGAGCGCTGAAGCACTCTGCTGAGCAGAATCTGCTCTAGTGATGGCTAGAACCAGGGTTGGGTACGTATTATACGTGAGATATTATACTGTAACGCTATCGCGAAATTTCATCGACATGCCACCTCGCGAAATAGCCCCGAATTATCCACGGCTCGCGATTCGAATATGTTAATGTTACGCGAACACACATCGCGTAAACCTTATCCCGTTAGACTCTAATAAAACAACCCTAAACTATGttaatttcaaaggaacttCACCACCGTAAACGTTTATGACCTCCGTTTTTCGAACTCCAGGCCATCCGCGACGagcgataatttaaattcacgAACTTCCTTTCGAATCGCAGTTGTCCCCGTGTTTATTACCGATAATAGATTGCTTTATTCACC
Encoded here:
- the LOC117609811 gene encoding FHIP family protein AGAP011705 isoform X2 codes for the protein MSWLRSSPLRTSFSKQRSRDSPPKDADPSACYDSFCKHWQQAYEIILHTSPPNGIPNQDDVLGVVNHIDQMVTLLLLELRDSNFYNNYRQSTTATHSPCLEYLLSENLLVKLYDWSIHTGRFNNAVRLEQLKLYELLVSHSGTLLAHEPVARPLLRLLENCANDIMPLEVEKKLVVLLNQLCVALMQNMALLDLFFHPTAVGESKFIIFTLLIPHVHREGGVGQQARDSMLLCMSLSKKNDEVGIYIAEHSNICPVLATGLSGLYSLLPRKLDIETDDWHRLTPDDVNDLPALMHLMNSLEFCNAVAQVAHPLVQKQLLEFLYHGFLVPVMGPALLQTTVDELVAATAYFDLFLRSVTEPGLLRSLVRFLLEDNYDECRILDSLIQRISSRSRLCIVTLALFETLVNLNCEDIMLELCLGALSPCSHVMLSQRRRLRDIDPFGRAAEKFLSLTPSCCTPFAFVNSQFNSLPNNATNEKHLNTTSEYLKSLPTSINYGARLSDSLYGNYHAYLCDARQKIRACRIACSNWSYQYNGELPKDSTTSSAATLIDDNTLSDQSQKKIESKALSLETLKHSAAFNEINENSSATNALVNIQSLLDKKDLNVTEKDVKPESLKTAGIELSLEEQAKLDADIAELLSENIGISELAKETLLIDKKEFDSGIDDSNTAMNSLLSLGESSGYESFAFKGSSESTPDNEPSEDRISEHEEIEAESNKEQGIFLHSIIESSSVTPEELTANKQTKENYRQDVFNRQPNVGIFLDVLLRKLECMTSNNLYVNLHLTGLISRLAIYPQPLLQSFLLNHSLVFQPSIRSLFQVLASLKHKIDQFLSQYNNVDVLVEQARQFLINREDKLVNARKNALEAAAHSAPLKRNSLSSEPFSRGENKRWSLTSSFTQMLRKSSGSSGPSSLINVNQSPSVSENQLEAIGHSSGYRYYTKTSWESPNEISPAQNVVLCAVILDEWLKELAAITQEHAIISLTSNLEFQV
- the LOC117609811 gene encoding FHIP family protein AGAP011705 isoform X1 is translated as MSWLRSSPLRTSFSKQRSRDSPPKDADPSACYDSFCKHWQQAYEIILHTSPPNGIPNQDDVLGVVNHIDQMVTLLLLELRDSNFYNNYRQSTTATHSPCLEYLLSENLLVKLYDWSIHTGRFNNAVRLEQLKLYELLVSHSGTLLAHEPVARPLLRLLENCANDIMPLEVEKKLVVLLNQLCVALMQNMALLDLFFHPTAVGESKFIIFTLLIPHVHREGGVGQQARDSMLLCMSLSKKNDEVGIYIAEHSNICPVLATGLSGLYSLLPRKLDIETDDWHRLTPDDVNDLPALMHLMNSLEFCNAVAQVAHPLVQKQLLEFLYHGFLVPVMGPALLQDSLGLSIEQLDAHEHGTTVDELVAATAYFDLFLRSVTEPGLLRSLVRFLLEDNYDECRILDSLIQRISSRSRLCIVTLALFETLVNLNCEDIMLELCLGALSPCSHVMLSQRRRLRDIDPFGRAAEKFLSLTPSCCTPFAFVNSQFNSLPNNATNEKHLNTTSEYLKSLPTSINYGARLSDSLYGNYHAYLCDARQKIRACRIACSNWSYQYNGELPKDSTTSSAATLIDDNTLSDQSQKKIESKALSLETLKHSAAFNEINENSSATNALVNIQSLLDKKDLNVTEKDVKPESLKTAGIELSLEEQAKLDADIAELLSENIGISELAKETLLIDKKEFDSGIDDSNTAMNSLLSLGESSGYESFAFKGSSESTPDNEPSEDRISEHEEIEAESNKEQGIFLHSIIESSSVTPEELTANKQTKENYRQDVFNRQPNVGIFLDVLLRKLECMTSNNLYVNLHLTGLISRLAIYPQPLLQSFLLNHSLVFQPSIRSLFQVLASLKHKIDQFLSQYNNVDVLVEQARQFLINREDKLVNARKNALEAAAHSAPLKRNSLSSEPFSRGENKRWSLTSSFTQMLRKSSGSSGPSSLINVNQSPSVSENQLEAIGHSSGYRYYTKTSWESPNEISPAQNVVLCAVILDEWLKELAAITQEHAIISLTSNLEFQV